Within Pseudomonadales bacterium, the genomic segment GAGCTCCTTTCCTATCTGACAAGCAATTGCTGTCAGGGTGAACCGTGCATGGATGAGGCAGCTACCAACTGTGGATGCGAATAAGGAATTTCAAATGAGGCACCTACCCATCCTTTGGCAACGCCTTGTGAGTGAACAGGGCACCACCTGTCCGCGCTGTCACAGCACCGGCGAAGAAGTGCAGCGCGCTGTTAAGACGCTGAAGCTGGCCCTGGAGCCGTTGGGCATCGAGCCCGAACTTCAGGTCACGGAGATTGACGAGGTCACGTTTCTCAAGGACCCCCTGCAATCGAACCAGGTGCTGATTGGTGGTCAGACCATTGAACACTGGCTGGGTGGACAAACCGGCAGCAGCCGCTGCTGCAACGAATGTGGCGACAACGATTGCCGCACGGTGGAAGTTGGCGGGCAGAGTTACGACGTGATCCCGGAGGACCTGCTGGTGCGTGCCGGCGTCATTGCTGCGACCCGCATGCTCGACCCCACGTTGTCCGCCTGAGTCATCGCCAGATACAGATCAACGGTCATTCCACTCCAAGGAGTTCCATCATGACAACCATTCAAGTATTCGATCCCGCAATGTGCTGCAACACCGGTGTTTGCGGCGTGGACGTGGACCAGAGCCTCGTGACCTTCGCGGCCGATGTGGATTGGGCCCAACAGAACGGTGCGCAGATCGAGCGCTTCAACCTGTCTCAGCAGCCCATGGCGTTTGCGGAGAGCGCCATCGTCAAAGGTTTGCTGGAGCGTACGGGTCAGACCGTGCTGCCGGTGACTCTGGTGGACGGTCAATTGGCACTGGCTGGCCGGTATCCCTCAAGGGACGATCTGGCCCGCTGGGCAGGGCTTCAACCTCAGCCGTCCGAGACCAAAGAAGCCGCATCGTGCTGCTCTGGTAGCCGCTGCTGCTAAACCTAGGGAGCCGTTGTGCTATTTCTCCAGAATCCTCCTCGTTACCTGTTCTTCACCGGTAAAGGTGGTGTAGGCAAAACGTCAATTGCCTGTGCCTGCGCCGTCGAGCTGGCTGACGCT encodes:
- a CDS encoding DUF2703 domain-containing protein, which produces MRHLPILWQRLVSEQGTTCPRCHSTGEEVQRAVKTLKLALEPLGIEPELQVTEIDEVTFLKDPLQSNQVLIGGQTIEHWLGGQTGSSRCCNECGDNDCRTVEVGGQSYDVIPEDLLVRAGVIAATRMLDPTLSA
- the arsD gene encoding arsenite efflux transporter metallochaperone ArsD; this translates as MTTIQVFDPAMCCNTGVCGVDVDQSLVTFAADVDWAQQNGAQIERFNLSQQPMAFAESAIVKGLLERTGQTVLPVTLVDGQLALAGRYPSRDDLARWAGLQPQPSETKEAASCCSGSRCC